The proteins below come from a single Streptomyces sp. SCSIO 75703 genomic window:
- a CDS encoding CaiB/BaiF CoA-transferase family protein, whose translation MSPPASGDTGGPSVSPATPAPQTSPGAHGPLTGVRVVELAGIGPGPFAGMLLGDLGADVVRVDRPGGPGLAIDPAHDVTNRNKRSVLVDLKAPGGAAHVLDLAARADVLIEGWRPGVAERLGVGPEPCHARNPRLVYGRMTGWGQQGPLAPRAGHDVTYLAPTGALGTIGAPGTPPPFPANLLGDFAGGSLYLVVGILAALHHARATGTGQVVDAAIVDGTAHLTAMLHGMLSAGAWQDRRGANFLDGGCPFYGTYETADGRHMAVGALEPRFYAEFTDLLGLPADAPGRDDPARWDALREAIAARFRTRTREEWTAVFQESDACVAPVLSLGEAPRHPHLAARGTFTDHEGLTQPAPAPRFAATPTAVRTGPARPGADTAAVARDWGLPGLTGPAPARENPHRKARQ comes from the coding sequence ATGAGCCCACCCGCCTCCGGCGACACCGGGGGCCCCTCCGTCTCCCCGGCCACCCCGGCCCCGCAGACCTCCCCGGGCGCCCACGGCCCCCTCACGGGCGTCCGCGTCGTCGAACTGGCCGGCATCGGCCCCGGCCCCTTCGCCGGGATGCTCCTCGGCGACCTGGGCGCCGACGTCGTCCGCGTCGACCGGCCCGGTGGGCCCGGCCTCGCCATCGACCCGGCCCACGACGTCACCAACCGCAACAAGCGCTCGGTCCTCGTCGACCTCAAGGCCCCCGGCGGCGCCGCCCACGTCCTCGACCTCGCCGCCCGCGCCGACGTGCTCATCGAGGGCTGGCGCCCCGGCGTCGCCGAACGCCTCGGCGTCGGCCCCGAGCCCTGTCACGCCCGCAACCCGCGCCTCGTCTACGGCCGGATGACCGGCTGGGGCCAGCAGGGCCCCCTCGCCCCGCGCGCCGGACACGACGTCACCTACCTCGCGCCCACCGGCGCCCTCGGCACGATCGGCGCCCCCGGCACCCCGCCGCCCTTCCCGGCCAACCTCCTCGGCGACTTCGCCGGCGGCTCCCTCTACCTCGTCGTCGGCATCCTCGCCGCCCTGCACCACGCCCGCGCCACCGGCACCGGACAGGTCGTCGACGCCGCCATCGTGGACGGCACCGCCCACCTGACCGCCATGCTCCACGGCATGCTCTCGGCCGGCGCCTGGCAGGACCGGCGCGGCGCCAACTTCCTGGACGGCGGCTGCCCCTTCTACGGCACCTACGAGACCGCCGACGGCCGCCACATGGCGGTCGGCGCCCTGGAACCCCGGTTCTACGCCGAGTTCACGGACCTCCTCGGCCTCCCGGCGGACGCCCCCGGCCGCGACGACCCGGCCCGCTGGGACGCCCTGCGCGAGGCGATCGCCGCCCGCTTCCGCACCCGCACCCGCGAGGAGTGGACGGCCGTCTTCCAGGAGTCGGACGCCTGCGTGGCCCCCGTCCTCTCGCTCGGCGAGGCCCCGCGCCACCCGCACCTCGCCGCCCGCGGCACCTTCACCGACCACGAGGGCCTCACCCAGCCCGCCCCCGCCCCCCGCTTCGCCGCGACCCCCACCGCCGTCCGCACCGGCCCCGCCCGGCCCGGCGCCGACACCGCGGCCGTGGCCCGCGACTGGGGCCTCCCCGGGCTCACCGGCCCGGCCCCCGCCCGAGAAAACCCTCACCGAAAGGCCCGCCAGTGA
- a CDS encoding saccharopine dehydrogenase NADP-binding domain-containing protein: protein MDRLNRAERPYDVVLFGATGFVGGLTARYLAAHAPKGLRWAVAGRDETRLRRLAAGLPGPSEPGVLRADCADPDAVRALAGAARVVATTVGPYLRHGEALVAACADAGTDYLDLSGEPEFVDLMYVRHDARARETGARLLHACGFDSVPHDLGVYFTVRRLPEGVPLTVDGFVTADARFSGGTLASALGQFSRGRHLRDAARDRRRHEPRLVGRRVTTPSGAPHYAGEVGAWALPLPTIDPQIVRRSAQALDRYGPDFRYRHFAAVRTLPVALGAPPAAGALLAAAQVPAVRRLLSDRLAPGEGPGAERRARSWFRLRFVGEGGGRRVFTEVSGGDPGYEETAVMFAEAALSLALDDLPPAAGQVTTVAAMGDALTERLIAAGIRFRVAAVL, encoded by the coding sequence ATGGACAGGCTGAACAGGGCGGAGCGGCCGTACGACGTCGTGCTCTTCGGGGCGACGGGCTTCGTCGGCGGACTCACCGCGCGCTACCTCGCCGCACACGCGCCGAAGGGGCTGCGCTGGGCGGTCGCGGGGCGCGACGAGACGCGGCTGCGGCGGCTCGCGGCCGGGCTGCCGGGACCGTCGGAGCCCGGGGTGCTGCGGGCGGACTGCGCCGACCCGGACGCGGTGCGGGCACTCGCCGGCGCGGCCCGGGTGGTGGCCACGACGGTGGGCCCCTACCTCCGGCACGGCGAGGCGCTGGTCGCGGCCTGCGCCGACGCCGGGACGGACTACCTGGACCTGTCCGGGGAGCCGGAGTTCGTCGACCTGATGTACGTGCGGCACGACGCGCGGGCGCGCGAGACGGGCGCCCGCCTGCTGCACGCCTGCGGCTTCGACTCCGTACCGCACGACCTCGGTGTGTACTTCACGGTCCGCCGGCTCCCGGAGGGCGTGCCGCTGACGGTGGACGGCTTCGTCACCGCCGACGCGCGCTTCTCCGGCGGCACGCTCGCCTCGGCGCTGGGCCAGTTCTCGCGCGGGCGGCACCTGCGGGACGCTGCCCGGGACCGCCGGCGCCACGAACCCCGGCTGGTGGGGCGGCGCGTGACGACCCCGTCGGGCGCCCCGCACTACGCCGGGGAGGTGGGGGCGTGGGCGCTGCCGCTGCCGACCATCGACCCGCAGATCGTGCGGCGTTCGGCGCAGGCCCTGGACCGTTACGGCCCCGACTTCCGCTACCGGCACTTCGCGGCCGTACGGACCCTGCCGGTCGCCCTCGGCGCGCCGCCGGCCGCGGGGGCACTGCTGGCGGCGGCGCAGGTCCCGGCCGTGCGGCGACTGCTGTCGGACCGGCTGGCGCCTGGTGAGGGGCCTGGGGCGGAGCGCCGGGCGCGGAGTTGGTTCCGCCTCCGCTTCGTGGGCGAGGGGGGCGGCCGGCGGGTGTTCACCGAGGTGTCGGGCGGCGACCCGGGCTACGAGGAGACGGCGGTGATGTTCGCAGAGGCGGCGCTCTCCCTCGCCCTCGACGACCTGCCGCCGGCCGCCGGCCAGGTCACGACGGTGGCGGCGATGGGCGACGCGCTGACCGAACGGCTGATCGCGGCGGGCATCCGGTTCCGGGTGGCGGCCGTCCTCTGA
- a CDS encoding endonuclease V, with translation MVTVDIPEGWPATEREARAAQDALRARVVLDEAGPPPGTGRVAGVDVAYDDERDVVVAAAVVLDAATLEVVEEATAVGRVAFPYVPGLLAFRELPAVLAALGALDVPPGLIVCDGYGLAHPRRFGLASHLGVLTGLPAVGVAKNPFTFAHAAPDAPRGSASALLDGDEEVGRALRTRHGVKPVFVSVGHRVGLDNACAHTLALTPAYRLPETTRRADALCRAALREAVGPAAG, from the coding sequence ATGGTGACGGTGGACATCCCCGAGGGCTGGCCCGCGACCGAGCGGGAGGCGCGCGCGGCGCAGGACGCGTTGCGCGCCCGCGTCGTGCTCGACGAGGCGGGCCCGCCGCCCGGCACGGGCCGCGTCGCCGGGGTGGACGTCGCCTACGACGACGAACGGGACGTCGTCGTGGCGGCGGCGGTCGTCCTGGACGCGGCGACCCTGGAGGTCGTCGAGGAGGCCACCGCCGTCGGACGGGTCGCCTTCCCGTACGTGCCGGGGCTGCTCGCCTTCCGGGAACTGCCCGCCGTCCTCGCCGCGCTCGGCGCCCTGGACGTGCCGCCCGGCCTGATCGTCTGCGACGGCTACGGACTGGCCCACCCGCGCCGCTTCGGCCTGGCGAGCCACCTGGGCGTACTCACGGGACTGCCCGCCGTCGGCGTCGCCAAGAACCCGTTCACCTTCGCCCACGCGGCCCCCGACGCCCCGCGCGGCAGCGCCTCCGCGCTGCTCGACGGGGACGAGGAGGTCGGGCGCGCGCTGCGCACCCGGCACGGCGTCAAGCCGGTGTTCGTCTCCGTCGGCCACCGGGTGGGCCTCGACAACGCCTGCGCCCACACGCTGGCGCTGACCCCGGCCTACCGCCTCCCGGAGACCACCCGCAGGGCCGACGCCCTGTGCCGCGCGGCCCTGCGGGAGGCCGTCGGCCCGGCCGCCGGCTAG
- a CDS encoding SsgA family sporulation/cell division regulator, whose amino-acid sequence MSTVIEQSVEARLVAAAPRMPNIPATLRYDREDPFAVRMTFPAPATLEGVEVCWTFSRELLTTGMSEPGGVGDVRVRPYGYDRTVLEFHAPEGTAVVHVRSGELRRFLRATGELVPVGAEHLHLGLDRELAELMRGTGTC is encoded by the coding sequence TTGTCCACCGTCATCGAGCAGTCCGTCGAGGCGCGACTCGTCGCCGCAGCGCCCCGTATGCCGAACATCCCCGCCACTCTGCGCTACGACCGTGAGGACCCGTTCGCCGTACGGATGACGTTCCCGGCCCCGGCCACGCTGGAGGGGGTCGAGGTCTGCTGGACCTTCTCCCGCGAACTGCTGACGACCGGGATGAGCGAGCCCGGCGGTGTGGGGGACGTACGGGTGCGGCCGTACGGGTACGACCGGACGGTGCTGGAGTTCCACGCGCCCGAGGGGACCGCCGTCGTGCACGTGCGCTCCGGTGAGCTGCGCCGCTTCCTGCGCGCCACCGGCGAACTGGTGCCGGTCGGCGCGGAACACCTCCACCTCGGCCTGGACCGCGAACTGGCGGAGCTGATGCGGGGCACCGGCACCTGCTGA
- a CDS encoding GPP34 family phosphoprotein, protein MPDGPRPAPRPPRVPPPSVPARLALLAWDGTAPQAGDPPGAHRLVRAGALAELARRGLLTDADGIATPADLDTRTGDVALDGLLDLVRESLPHRWRTWVRLHARVTHDAVREQLTAGGWLRAEKRRVLGVFPSVEHVPACPGVARALAEETRRDLDGPVPCGAVAERDAVVAVLAEAARLRVLGVPEDPAQRRRRVGGLTALGEASVPGLPGVLHGLREAVGSRETRRTAPADGPG, encoded by the coding sequence GTGCCCGACGGCCCGCGCCCCGCGCCGCGACCGCCCCGTGTGCCCCCGCCCTCCGTGCCGGCGCGGCTCGCCCTGCTCGCCTGGGACGGCACGGCCCCGCAGGCGGGCGACCCGCCCGGAGCCCACCGTCTCGTGCGCGCCGGCGCTCTCGCCGAACTCGCCCGGCGCGGCCTGCTCACCGACGCGGACGGCATCGCCACCCCCGCCGACCTGGACACGCGCACCGGGGACGTCGCCCTGGACGGTCTCCTGGACCTGGTCCGCGAATCCCTGCCGCACCGCTGGCGGACCTGGGTACGGCTGCACGCCCGCGTCACCCACGACGCCGTCCGCGAGCAGTTGACGGCAGGGGGCTGGCTGCGGGCCGAGAAGCGGCGTGTCCTCGGCGTGTTCCCTTCCGTCGAGCACGTGCCGGCGTGTCCGGGCGTGGCGCGGGCGCTCGCCGAGGAGACGCGGCGCGACCTGGACGGGCCCGTTCCGTGCGGGGCCGTGGCGGAACGGGACGCGGTCGTCGCCGTTCTCGCGGAGGCCGCCCGGCTGCGCGTCCTCGGCGTGCCGGAGGACCCGGCGCAGCGGCGGCGGCGTGTCGGCGGGCTGACCGCGCTCGGCGAGGCGTCGGTCCCCGGGCTGCCCGGCGTCCTGCACGGCCTCCGCGAGGCCGTGGGCTCCCGCGAGACCCGCCGGACCGCCCCCGCGGACGGCCCCGGATAG
- a CDS encoding acyl-ACP desaturase: MTLTSPHLGAPAEWTDARLLYALEEVVEKELNRHLKVAKDWMPHEYVPWSDGRNFPGLFEDGEPWEKEQSKVTEVGRIALVVNLLTEDNLPSYHHEIATLFGRDGAWGTWVHRWTAEEGRHGIVMRDYLLASRAVDPDKLEQFRMSHMSEGFESDNRHSMLHSVAYVAFQELATRISHRNTGHQSGDPVCDRMLARIATDENLHMVFYRNLLRAAFEIAPDPTMAAVRDVVVNFRMPGHGIPGFERAAAQMAIGEVYNLRIHHDDVIQPVLRFLKIMEIDGLGPEGRRAQEELGLFMGGLDAEAAKFDERLAARKARMAARGKV; the protein is encoded by the coding sequence GTGACGCTCACCTCCCCGCACCTCGGCGCCCCCGCCGAGTGGACCGACGCCCGCCTGCTGTACGCGCTGGAGGAAGTGGTCGAGAAGGAGCTGAACCGCCATCTGAAGGTCGCCAAGGACTGGATGCCCCACGAGTATGTCCCGTGGAGCGACGGCCGCAACTTCCCTGGTCTGTTCGAGGACGGCGAGCCCTGGGAGAAGGAGCAGTCGAAGGTCACCGAGGTCGGTCGGATCGCCCTGGTGGTGAACCTCCTGACGGAGGACAACCTCCCCAGCTACCACCACGAGATCGCCACCCTCTTCGGCCGCGACGGCGCCTGGGGCACCTGGGTGCACCGCTGGACGGCGGAGGAGGGCCGGCACGGCATCGTCATGCGCGACTACCTGCTCGCCTCGCGCGCCGTGGACCCGGACAAGCTGGAGCAGTTCCGGATGTCCCACATGAGCGAGGGCTTCGAGTCGGACAACCGGCACTCGATGCTGCACTCGGTCGCCTACGTCGCCTTCCAGGAGCTGGCGACCCGCATCTCGCACCGCAACACCGGCCACCAGTCCGGCGACCCGGTCTGCGACCGCATGCTGGCCCGCATCGCCACCGACGAGAACCTGCACATGGTCTTCTACCGGAACCTGCTGCGGGCCGCCTTCGAGATCGCGCCCGACCCGACGATGGCGGCGGTGCGGGACGTGGTCGTGAACTTCCGGATGCCCGGCCACGGCATCCCCGGCTTCGAGCGGGCCGCCGCGCAGATGGCCATCGGCGAGGTCTACAACCTGCGCATCCACCACGACGACGTGATCCAGCCGGTGCTGCGCTTCCTGAAGATCATGGAGATCGACGGGCTCGGCCCCGAGGGCCGCCGCGCGCAGGAGGAGCTGGGGCTGTTCATGGGCGGACTGGACGCCGAGGCCGCCAAGTTCGACGAGCGGCTGGCGGCGCGCAAGGCCCGGATGGCGGCCCGCGGCAAGGTCTGA
- a CDS encoding WhiB family transcriptional regulator, which yields MHIETTIAPVPVWTDEALCAQTGAEFFFPEPGSSVRDAKRICALCPIRPACLEYALANDERFGVWGGLSEKERLALRRGTR from the coding sequence ATGCACATCGAGACGACCATCGCGCCCGTCCCCGTCTGGACGGACGAGGCGCTGTGCGCGCAGACCGGGGCGGAGTTCTTCTTCCCCGAGCCCGGAAGCTCCGTACGGGACGCCAAACGCATCTGCGCCCTGTGCCCCATACGCCCCGCGTGCCTGGAGTACGCCCTCGCCAACGACGAACGCTTCGGCGTGTGGGGCGGGCTGTCGGAGAAGGAACGCCTGGCGCTGCGCCGCGGCACGCGCTGA
- a CDS encoding VOC family protein, which translates to MLTTRFVTGAPDWIEVGVPDPDGAASFYGALFGWRLRPGTGPADGGVFERDGAVVAGARTVPEGEPTAWTVYFRGPDPEAAAEVSRRSRGEVLRPAERDAEGAVTVLLRDRGGAVFGVRRPGRRAGVEAAGVPGALCWTELHTADVAAAAAYYRAVLGLDTSGVTFPGGVYTCVEPGGAQEDAVFGGLAALADDPVETAPHWLPYFAVPDTDAVVGRALERGGGAPLPATDVGGVGRLARLTDPWGARFAVLRPAPRQG; encoded by the coding sequence ATGCTCACCACCCGTTTCGTCACCGGCGCCCCCGACTGGATCGAGGTGGGCGTCCCGGACCCGGACGGCGCCGCGTCCTTCTACGGGGCCCTGTTCGGCTGGCGGCTGCGTCCGGGGACCGGCCCGGCGGACGGGGGCGTCTTCGAGCGGGACGGGGCCGTGGTGGCGGGCGCGCGGACCGTGCCGGAGGGGGAGCCGACCGCCTGGACGGTGTACTTCCGCGGTCCGGACCCCGAGGCCGCCGCCGAGGTCTCCCGCCGCTCGCGCGGCGAGGTGCTGCGCCCGGCGGAGCGGGACGCCGAGGGGGCCGTCACGGTACTGCTCCGGGACCGGGGCGGCGCGGTGTTCGGGGTACGGCGGCCGGGCCGGCGGGCCGGGGTGGAGGCGGCGGGCGTGCCCGGCGCGCTGTGCTGGACGGAGCTGCACACGGCGGACGTGGCCGCCGCGGCGGCGTACTACCGCGCGGTGCTCGGGCTGGACACGTCGGGCGTGACGTTTCCGGGCGGTGTGTACACCTGCGTCGAGCCGGGCGGCGCGCAGGAGGACGCCGTGTTCGGCGGCCTGGCCGCGCTCGCCGACGATCCGGTGGAGACGGCGCCGCACTGGCTGCCGTACTTCGCGGTCCCGGACACCGACGCGGTGGTCGGCCGGGCGCTGGAGCGCGGCGGCGGGGCGCCGCTGCCCGCGACGGACGTCGGGGGCGTCGGCCGGCTGGCCCGGCTCACCGATCCGTGGGGCGCCCGGTTCGCGGTCCTGAGGCCGGCGCCCCGCCAGGGGTGA
- a CDS encoding LacI family DNA-binding transcriptional regulator: MSETAPRPTLEAVAARAGVSRATVSRVVNGAHGVRDALAERVRHAVDELGYVPNQAARSLVTRRHDAIAVVAAEPETRVFADPYFAQQLRGISKELTAHDNQLVLLLTEGREDHARVGRYLAGGHVDGALVFSLHLDDPLPGLVRRAGVPTVFGGRPDWDDGPGGVVYVDSDNRGGAREAVRHLAALGRTRIAHITGPLDQTSAADRLAGFLDAAGEHAPGPVAHGDFTPAGGERAMRELLDRCPALDAVFAANDLTAAGALRVLRENGRRVPEDVAVVGFDDMLPVAEQTDPPLTTVRQDIEGMGRLMARLLLRALDHAPGDGSDGSDGSDGSDGEGSEGVPGAARSVVLPTTLVRRASA; the protein is encoded by the coding sequence GTGAGCGAGACAGCCCCGCGCCCCACGCTGGAGGCCGTGGCCGCGCGGGCCGGGGTCTCGCGCGCCACCGTGTCCCGCGTGGTCAACGGCGCGCACGGGGTGCGGGACGCGCTCGCCGAACGGGTCCGGCACGCCGTGGACGAACTCGGCTACGTCCCCAACCAGGCCGCCCGCAGCCTCGTGACCCGGCGGCACGACGCGATCGCCGTCGTCGCCGCCGAACCGGAGACCCGGGTCTTCGCCGACCCCTACTTCGCCCAGCAGCTCCGCGGGATCAGCAAGGAACTCACCGCCCACGACAACCAGTTGGTCCTACTGCTCACCGAGGGCCGGGAGGACCACGCCCGCGTCGGCCGGTACCTGGCGGGCGGCCACGTCGACGGCGCCCTCGTCTTCTCCCTGCACCTGGACGACCCGCTGCCCGGACTGGTCCGCCGCGCCGGGGTGCCCACCGTCTTCGGCGGGCGGCCCGACTGGGACGACGGCCCTGGCGGCGTGGTCTACGTCGACAGCGACAACCGCGGTGGCGCCCGCGAGGCCGTACGGCACCTCGCCGCGCTCGGCCGCACCCGCATCGCCCACATCACCGGCCCGCTCGACCAGACCTCCGCGGCCGACCGGCTCGCCGGGTTCCTGGACGCGGCCGGCGAACACGCGCCGGGGCCGGTCGCGCACGGCGACTTCACCCCGGCCGGCGGCGAACGGGCGATGCGCGAACTGCTCGACCGGTGCCCCGCGCTGGACGCCGTCTTCGCCGCCAACGACCTCACCGCCGCCGGCGCCCTGCGGGTGCTGCGCGAGAACGGGCGCCGGGTGCCGGAGGACGTGGCCGTGGTCGGCTTCGACGACATGCTGCCGGTCGCCGAGCAGACCGACCCGCCGCTCACCACGGTCCGTCAGGACATCGAGGGCATGGGCCGGCTGATGGCCCGCCTGTTGCTGCGCGCACTCGACCACGCTCCCGGCGACGGAAGCGACGGAAGCGACGGAAGCGACGGAAGCGACGGCGAGGGGAGCGAGGGCGTGCCGGGCGCGGCCCGGAGCGTGGTCCTGCCCACCACGCTGGTCCGCCGCGCCAGCGCCTGA